Proteins from a genomic interval of Pseudoalteromonas sp. MEBiC 03607:
- a CDS encoding plasmid-related protein: MNGRIAHSPTSQKQSHQHTSSQLEFLFEFDDAPVTWSDTEIWQLREGILLDAMRVLLDGRVSTRLRKDVLSWIQNDEIAPFCFRVCAMAAVVDPDVLRDSIMWLLRRHDIQLD; encoded by the coding sequence ATGAATGGGCGCATTGCCCATTCTCCTACATCACAAAAGCAGTCCCATCAACACACATCATCACAGCTCGAATTTCTATTTGAGTTTGATGATGCCCCAGTCACTTGGTCTGACACGGAAATCTGGCAGTTACGCGAAGGCATTCTATTGGATGCGATGCGTGTATTGCTGGATGGTCGTGTCAGTACTCGGTTGCGCAAGGATGTATTGTCGTGGATTCAAAATGACGAAATAGCGCCATTTTGCTTTCGTGTTTGCGCGATGGCTGCGGTTGTCGATCCTGATGTGCTTCGTGATTCCATCATGTGGCTATTAAGACGACATGATATCCAGCTTGACTAA
- the radC gene encoding DNA repair protein RadC, whose protein sequence is MKNKKFLAGEEVGTYIVPEQVTEADIIDMALKLARGRLSKGRKIEQPSSAFSYLQTLMHEYEHEVFGVLFLDTKHRVIRFEELFKGTLDAASVYPREVIKRALELNAAAVILVHNHPSGDPEPSEADKRITHRLRDSLSLVDIRTLDHVVVASEGCVSLAERGYL, encoded by the coding sequence ATGAAAAACAAAAAGTTCTTAGCTGGCGAAGAAGTCGGTACTTACATCGTTCCTGAGCAAGTGACTGAAGCGGATATCATAGATATGGCGCTTAAACTTGCCCGTGGTCGATTGAGTAAAGGTCGCAAAATTGAACAGCCATCGTCGGCGTTCTCATACCTGCAAACACTGATGCACGAGTATGAGCATGAAGTCTTTGGCGTGCTGTTTCTTGATACAAAGCATCGCGTTATTCGATTTGAAGAGCTATTTAAAGGCACTTTAGATGCGGCGAGCGTATATCCAAGGGAAGTAATAAAGCGGGCTTTGGAACTTAATGCGGCAGCAGTGATACTGGTTCATAACCATCCATCGGGTGATCCTGAGCCTAGTGAAGCTGATAAACGCATCACTCATCGACTTCGTGACTCCTTGTCACTTGTTGATATTCGAACGCTTGACCATGTCGTAGTCGCATCCGAGGGCTGCGTTTCGCTTGCCGAACGCGGTTATCTTTAA
- a CDS encoding conjugal transfer protein TraH, with amino-acid sequence MKKVFRVSLIACAIGFSSMSQASLQQEMNQLFGSMTNTTAPGVFESQRRGVISGGSVVVRNRIMNENLVSMVPPSFQAGCGGIDMFAGSLSFVNADQFVQLLRSVAANAKGYAFQLALSAMCEKCSQHMETLQKKIQQLNEYFGNSCQMAQGVVNDTLAAFGKKGQTEASMLSSLKGAGDVFTSWSESNGKNPYENASSVAATDVNRTIKGNLVWRALKRHSASSWFASGDDRFLEAVMSVTGSIIVGDLTNAADGQGKAPKLTRLNGNKVTIEHLIHGGNVAMYRCDTVTQDGCLNPTITNVTLTGLSTQVENLLLGTGSSNGIIFKFARNTGAANTTEKAFMTSAPASIGGMIRTLSALNEGAARSFASRAAPFIAVEMARALVEDMLNAARSTSGVEDHAYAKLLTEDLERARRQINEEYAALQRRYGSEQELLAHFNQVIQTIRKQRYYTVKSTALGE; translated from the coding sequence ATGAAAAAAGTATTCCGAGTATCGCTAATCGCCTGTGCGATTGGTTTTTCATCTATGAGCCAAGCAAGCTTGCAACAGGAGATGAATCAGTTGTTTGGTTCAATGACCAACACCACTGCGCCTGGTGTATTCGAGAGTCAGCGGCGTGGCGTTATATCTGGTGGAAGTGTTGTTGTTCGTAACAGGATCATGAACGAAAACCTCGTCTCTATGGTGCCACCGTCATTCCAAGCTGGTTGTGGCGGCATTGATATGTTCGCTGGAAGTTTGTCATTTGTTAACGCGGATCAGTTTGTTCAATTACTTCGCTCTGTTGCTGCAAACGCCAAGGGGTACGCATTCCAATTGGCGCTCAGTGCTATGTGTGAGAAATGCTCTCAGCACATGGAGACACTGCAAAAGAAAATCCAGCAGTTGAACGAGTATTTCGGCAATTCCTGTCAAATGGCTCAGGGAGTCGTGAACGATACCCTGGCTGCTTTTGGTAAAAAGGGGCAAACAGAAGCCAGCATGTTGAGCTCACTTAAAGGGGCTGGAGACGTTTTTACCAGTTGGAGTGAATCCAATGGTAAGAACCCATATGAGAACGCTTCGAGTGTCGCGGCAACTGATGTGAACAGAACGATTAAAGGTAATTTGGTTTGGCGAGCACTGAAACGTCACTCGGCATCAAGCTGGTTTGCATCGGGGGATGACCGTTTTCTTGAAGCGGTTATGTCGGTGACGGGTTCGATCATTGTTGGTGATCTTACTAATGCCGCTGATGGCCAAGGTAAAGCCCCAAAACTGACCAGACTGAATGGCAATAAAGTGACTATTGAGCATCTAATTCATGGCGGCAACGTCGCTATGTACCGATGTGACACAGTGACGCAAGACGGTTGTCTGAACCCAACAATCACTAACGTGACTCTTACCGGGTTATCAACCCAGGTAGAAAATTTACTTCTTGGTACAGGTTCCAGTAACGGCATTATTTTTAAGTTTGCTCGAAATACAGGGGCTGCTAACACCACTGAAAAGGCTTTTATGACCTCGGCTCCTGCGAGCATTGGCGGCATGATTCGAACACTTTCTGCATTAAATGAAGGTGCCGCTAGGTCGTTTGCTTCACGAGCAGCACCATTTATTGCTGTTGAGATGGCCCGAGCATTGGTTGAAGACATGCTCAATGCAGCTAGAAGCACCTCTGGTGTAGAAGATCATGCCTATGCGAAGTTATTAACTGAAGACCTTGAACGTGCACGTCGCCAAATCAACGAGGAATACGCCGCGTTACAGCGAAGATACGGTTCAGAGCAAGAATTGCTGGCGCATTTTAATCAGGTGATTCAGACCATTCGCAAGCAGCGTTATTACACCGTTAAATCTACGGCACTGGGGGAATAG
- a CDS encoding conjugal transfer protein TraG N-terminal domain-containing protein → MWEIYSIGDSAFLEQVLNAVAMITGTGDFTSMVRIGLLIGVLMVSVQALMQGGRGINFQHVLVSWLVFATMFGPSTRVSIEDAYTGQVRVVDNVPIGVAAAGSTISTVGFQITRLFETAFSTPAMTEYGFASSLQSLIKVRKQVMDRSGLGDANRVGGSDIEQSWFNYIKECTLIGIDIGQKNLDQVLSDPNPMTAIRFDSRIYGTRIMLSGSSSDLDCTDAYSQLKLMTESTFIPRLKQVLSASLGTSSATDTDDVIRNALNNLGLASVNTQEYMTASVLLPIYEQSVTGKYMDDQAFTAAVMVNQAIEQRNTQWAAEQTLFQSIVRPMMTFFEGFIYAITPLMAFVIALGQIGMRMAGKYLLILLWIQLWMPVMAIINLYIHLTVAGKMSALDAFAGTEVPSFAGMMQMDSVLQTWIATGGMLASSVPAISLMLVYGSAITATHLAGRLQNGDAIDEKMASPDVAKNAPVMQSQSMFQNSALTGSAMTGASNLLSSFSVGNAVGSMVGSAKESMTQATQAFSRQVGNTMSRTFGEKLSYDNLSSVGRQIGSSNSASSAVVNQVTDDLQTRYGFGDDKKDAVRGLVSGVLSGGLRVGGDGTITNPGEKEVADKGFLGRLLGTGGNDSPQGNLPGVDKPDSSRVPKLSRVRAGLDLGGNFSGQVESSEGSSRSTTANTLTGEMQSLASSDSRRAEFRDAMVKDLSDSRRSGVEMSLSNQDYQSLQSSAQDVITASNRFSELDQASYSLSGQRNTDGATLTRLAADNPEVMDYLGRYMNQHVEAGNRLRENLPMYQRLLPDDNQAYVAAAMESLTYSNSSTPAERDNDYQAAMTVMAMATGADLRSIQPRSNEGLSSTAPTFGGTQSQVESGVLGGYEDAATVQTQFNSAQSAYQTNLSGVDGQLNAHQQQAQQAVASDTSTYQSGLNSEAGSQWRSRIMADDSGVSGAEMFFNSASAIGDFSGKHTDAALHTLNHFGEDYESYKEQALEDPGSRGFLHNATVASKSTWDGLKAAVDAGTSLENPLTAFNDAYSGSSSQYASEVNWGTKSEAMLAGAFGAAVNNRYGEFLEQYADDFKQEAYSEGQRMGLTPIQSQVFAQAFNEGLAGRVFNSEDSSSWSPEMLGLREQMLNEYRQKDESGAYIPDSVSEEDKAFVDKQIAVISNASLAGDYAQNNLIDIRAYNQASGRN, encoded by the coding sequence ATGTGGGAAATCTATTCCATCGGGGATTCGGCTTTTTTAGAGCAGGTCTTGAACGCTGTCGCGATGATCACTGGTACAGGCGACTTTACTTCAATGGTTCGCATTGGCTTGCTCATTGGGGTATTGATGGTCTCTGTTCAGGCCTTAATGCAAGGTGGTCGTGGGATTAACTTTCAACACGTTTTAGTCTCATGGCTAGTCTTTGCAACCATGTTTGGACCCAGTACCCGCGTGAGCATTGAGGATGCGTACACGGGACAAGTTCGAGTGGTTGATAATGTGCCCATCGGTGTTGCTGCCGCAGGTAGTACGATTTCGACTGTTGGCTTTCAAATCACGCGATTGTTTGAAACGGCGTTCTCAACTCCCGCCATGACGGAATACGGCTTTGCATCCAGTTTACAGTCACTGATTAAAGTGAGAAAACAGGTGATGGATCGCTCTGGGTTGGGTGATGCAAATCGTGTCGGTGGCTCAGATATCGAACAATCGTGGTTTAACTACATCAAAGAGTGCACCTTGATTGGTATCGACATCGGCCAAAAGAACCTCGATCAGGTGCTGAGTGATCCTAACCCGATGACTGCGATTAGGTTTGACTCGCGCATTTATGGCACGCGCATCATGCTCAGTGGTAGCAGTAGCGATTTGGACTGCACCGATGCCTATAGCCAGCTGAAACTCATGACAGAATCAACCTTCATTCCAAGGCTTAAACAGGTTTTGTCAGCCTCATTGGGGACTTCGTCAGCAACGGATACTGATGACGTGATCCGAAATGCACTGAATAATCTTGGTTTGGCCTCGGTTAACACCCAAGAGTACATGACCGCGTCGGTGCTTTTGCCTATTTATGAGCAAAGCGTGACGGGCAAGTATATGGATGATCAAGCTTTCACCGCAGCCGTGATGGTTAACCAAGCGATTGAGCAGCGCAATACGCAATGGGCGGCGGAGCAGACCCTGTTCCAAAGTATCGTTCGTCCGATGATGACGTTTTTTGAGGGTTTCATTTACGCCATCACCCCATTGATGGCCTTTGTGATTGCCCTTGGCCAAATCGGGATGCGAATGGCCGGGAAGTACTTGTTAATCCTGCTTTGGATTCAACTTTGGATGCCTGTCATGGCCATCATTAACCTATATATCCATTTAACCGTTGCTGGGAAAATGTCGGCTCTTGATGCCTTTGCAGGTACAGAAGTGCCATCTTTTGCTGGGATGATGCAGATGGATTCAGTGCTGCAAACCTGGATAGCTACTGGCGGCATGTTGGCGTCGAGTGTTCCGGCGATTTCGCTCATGCTCGTGTATGGCTCAGCAATAACCGCTACCCACTTGGCTGGACGTCTTCAAAACGGTGATGCAATTGATGAAAAGATGGCAAGTCCAGATGTCGCGAAAAATGCCCCGGTGATGCAATCACAGTCAATGTTCCAAAATTCAGCCCTCACTGGTTCTGCTATGACCGGCGCGTCAAACCTACTTAGCAGTTTCTCTGTCGGAAATGCGGTGGGTTCAATGGTCGGTTCTGCAAAAGAATCCATGACTCAGGCAACTCAAGCCTTTAGCCGTCAAGTTGGCAATACCATGAGTCGAACTTTTGGTGAAAAGCTAAGTTACGACAACCTTTCTTCGGTTGGACGTCAGATCGGTTCTTCTAATTCCGCATCTAGCGCCGTTGTTAATCAGGTCACTGATGACCTGCAAACACGGTATGGTTTCGGAGACGATAAAAAAGACGCTGTACGTGGCTTGGTATCGGGCGTGTTATCTGGCGGACTAAGGGTTGGTGGCGATGGAACCATTACTAATCCCGGTGAGAAAGAAGTTGCCGATAAGGGTTTTCTTGGGAGGCTTCTTGGAACGGGAGGCAATGATTCTCCACAAGGTAATTTGCCTGGAGTTGATAAGCCAGATTCATCTCGTGTACCAAAACTATCAAGGGTACGAGCTGGGTTGGATCTAGGTGGTAACTTTAGTGGCCAAGTTGAGTCGTCAGAAGGCAGTTCTCGGTCTACGACCGCAAATACGCTCACTGGGGAGATGCAAAGCTTGGCATCGAGTGATTCACGACGTGCTGAGTTTCGCGATGCGATGGTTAAGGACCTTTCAGATTCAAGACGCTCTGGCGTTGAGATGTCGTTGTCTAATCAAGACTATCAGTCACTTCAGAGTTCAGCACAAGACGTTATCACGGCATCAAACCGCTTTAGTGAGCTTGATCAGGCCAGCTACAGTCTATCAGGACAAAGGAACACGGATGGTGCGACGTTAACTCGATTAGCAGCGGATAATCCTGAAGTCATGGATTATTTAGGTCGCTATATGAACCAGCATGTTGAAGCAGGTAACCGATTACGTGAAAACCTTCCAATGTATCAGCGCTTGCTACCTGATGATAATCAGGCGTATGTGGCCGCAGCTATGGAGTCTTTAACCTATAGCAACTCCTCTACGCCCGCTGAACGAGACAATGACTATCAAGCAGCAATGACTGTTATGGCCATGGCTACCGGAGCCGATTTACGATCTATTCAGCCACGCTCTAATGAAGGCTTGTCATCAACGGCACCTACTTTTGGTGGCACTCAAAGCCAAGTTGAATCCGGTGTTCTGGGAGGCTATGAGGATGCTGCAACAGTTCAAACGCAGTTCAATTCGGCTCAATCTGCTTACCAAACCAATCTTTCTGGTGTAGATGGACAGCTGAATGCGCATCAGCAACAAGCCCAGCAGGCCGTAGCTTCTGACACAAGTACCTATCAATCTGGTCTAAACAGTGAAGCTGGCTCTCAGTGGCGATCTCGCATTATGGCTGATGATAGCGGAGTCTCTGGTGCTGAAATGTTCTTCAACAGCGCCAGTGCTATAGGTGATTTCAGTGGCAAGCATACTGATGCAGCACTGCATACCTTGAATCACTTTGGCGAAGACTATGAGAGTTACAAAGAACAAGCGCTTGAAGATCCTGGCTCACGAGGTTTCTTGCACAATGCAACGGTGGCCAGCAAATCAACCTGGGATGGGTTAAAAGCAGCCGTTGATGCCGGAACCTCTTTGGAAAATCCTTTGACGGCGTTTAATGATGCATACAGTGGATCGAGTTCGCAGTATGCCTCCGAAGTTAACTGGGGCACTAAGTCTGAAGCCATGTTGGCTGGGGCATTCGGTGCGGCAGTTAACAATCGATACGGTGAGTTCTTAGAACAGTACGCCGATGATTTTAAACAGGAAGCATACAGCGAAGGGCAGAGAATGGGATTGACCCCGATTCAAAGCCAAGTGTTCGCTCAAGCTTTCAATGAAGGTTTGGCGGGGCGCGTATTCAACTCTGAAGACTCATCGAGTTGGTCGCCTGAAATGCTAGGTCTAAGGGAGCAAATGCTAAATGAGTATCGTCAAAAGGATGAGAGTGGCGCTTACATTCCTGACAGTGTGTCCGAAGAAGATAAAGCATTTGTGGATAAGCAGATAGCGGTGATCTCAAATGCATCGCTTGCGGGAGATTATGCTCAGAACAACTTGATCGATATTAGGGCTTATAACCAGGCATCAGGAAGGAACTGA
- a CDS encoding GreA/GreB family elongation factor, producing the protein MNKQKTYFTREGLARANNEIASLQKEIKVCNVKIGKTVELDNDLRENPEFMALRTKAEYELPSKIQELAQLLEHKEVIEDMPHIRNNLCSYVTVGHQVTLIDEDDNTRMLTILGYGDSNPKENIVSYLTPIAQILLEHEVGEEVSLPSSHGNVLYEIDEIIVSPLLNK; encoded by the coding sequence ATGAATAAACAAAAAACCTATTTCACCAGAGAAGGATTAGCACGCGCTAACAATGAAATTGCGTCTCTTCAAAAGGAGATAAAGGTGTGTAATGTCAAGATCGGGAAAACAGTGGAGCTTGACAACGACTTACGAGAAAACCCGGAGTTCATGGCACTAAGAACAAAAGCAGAATATGAACTGCCAAGCAAGATTCAAGAGCTGGCTCAGCTACTTGAACACAAAGAGGTCATCGAAGACATGCCCCATATTCGGAATAACCTTTGCAGCTATGTCACAGTGGGACATCAGGTGACTCTCATTGATGAAGATGATAACACTAGAATGCTGACAATTCTTGGTTACGGCGACAGCAACCCAAAAGAAAATATTGTTAGCTATCTCACACCCATAGCTCAGATCCTACTCGAACATGAGGTAGGAGAGGAAGTGAGTCTACCCTCATCGCATGGCAATGTCCTGTATGAGATAGATGAAATCATTGTTTCGCCATTATTAAATAAATAA
- a CDS encoding thioredoxin family protein produces MRTPLLPWFILWVTIPIIIFFLFILPAYASDGQFYLRGQEGWFWYQVISEPAESEEQIKPESGVMEPTKDELRPFSAAWFREHMQSFMDKAIDEPTNENVRAYLYLQRVMMDKGSQFADVSQQVVMGDPVLDEISRRPLATYAANRMDREAGAQRDVALGEVAKRAGLFFFYRSDCPYCHAQAPIIESMALNYGFEVFAIAVDGLPLPSGEFPNYKVDSGQAQSLSVTTVPAVFLVDPPNVITPIGQGAMSLDELNNRIILAAHQAGWIDDQTYYATRPVQPGVSLAMSAQELNEKILQDPEFLVRYLRAQGGL; encoded by the coding sequence ATGAGAACGCCTTTGTTACCTTGGTTCATCCTATGGGTGACCATCCCAATCATTATTTTCTTTCTATTCATCTTGCCCGCCTATGCTAGTGATGGGCAATTCTATCTGCGTGGTCAGGAAGGCTGGTTTTGGTATCAGGTTATTTCTGAGCCAGCGGAGTCTGAAGAGCAAATAAAGCCGGAATCTGGAGTCATGGAGCCCACAAAGGACGAGCTAAGACCCTTCAGTGCTGCCTGGTTCCGAGAGCACATGCAGTCGTTCATGGACAAGGCAATTGATGAGCCGACGAATGAGAATGTCAGAGCCTATCTGTATCTCCAGCGAGTCATGATGGATAAGGGCTCACAGTTTGCTGATGTTAGTCAGCAGGTGGTCATGGGCGATCCTGTTTTGGATGAAATCAGTCGCAGACCCTTGGCGACCTATGCTGCCAATCGGATGGATCGAGAAGCTGGCGCTCAACGTGATGTAGCTTTAGGTGAAGTAGCAAAACGGGCTGGCTTGTTCTTCTTCTATCGTTCGGATTGCCCTTATTGCCATGCTCAAGCGCCTATCATCGAATCCATGGCTTTGAACTACGGTTTCGAGGTGTTTGCTATTGCTGTCGATGGCTTACCTTTACCAAGTGGAGAATTTCCAAATTACAAAGTCGATTCAGGACAAGCTCAATCCTTGTCCGTTACGACTGTCCCTGCCGTGTTCTTAGTTGATCCGCCTAATGTCATCACTCCGATTGGCCAGGGCGCAATGAGCCTTGATGAGCTCAATAATCGAATCATTCTTGCAGCCCATCAAGCCGGTTGGATTGACGATCAAACTTACTATGCCACCAGACCTGTTCAGCCCGGCGTTTCACTCGCGATGTCAGCCCAAGAGCTTAACGAAAAAATATTACAGGACCCTGAGTTCCTTGTTCGCTATCTGCGTGCACAAGGAGGGTTATAA
- a CDS encoding VWA domain-containing protein, whose product MNHPLKNALPIVAAAYGEKFGVKVLIQGQDAFTDGERIVIPTANPDDPHYQQIAWGYLAHEAAHIRHTNFEMVQKASSKPIRKALLNIIEDVRIENELAKDYPGTRRSISQVIEYMVDTQQMCVPEQLEPASNLQAWLLFRLRCHFLGQKALTPLYQAVDKRVRQLFPATAMSRLSAMLTAVPSLGSTGEVLKLVDAIVAMLEEESRPPQDESDADSGDDIGQDASNDSNNSSDSQTPETDSSATGDVAETGDSDNSDQADNLRQALEASAAQFEPDTFAQVAEVLSEQAEGHQGVTPLSLPQTEQAMLGDEAILTLSASESAQIRARLRGMVQSSQDNRNHAKGHGLRVATHRLAASQAGESRLFIQRQPRIAPNAAVHLLVDISGSMGKPIGEGNRKYFHVANEAALALAMALEGIPGVVPAVSYFPGIHQEVSIALLPKQSVRHRAACFDQKPRGCTPMAQAMWFAANSLLAQKQKRKLMIVLTDGDPDDWAATHDIVDRCRRSGFELLGIGIQTRSVEKFFPQSIVINDVKDLKRELFEVTQQLLIQ is encoded by the coding sequence GAAGGTGCTTATTCAAGGACAAGATGCGTTTACCGATGGTGAGCGGATTGTGATCCCAACAGCAAACCCAGACGACCCACACTATCAACAGATAGCTTGGGGTTATCTGGCTCATGAAGCGGCGCATATTCGGCATACTAATTTTGAAATGGTGCAGAAGGCGTCGTCCAAACCGATCCGTAAGGCACTTCTCAATATCATTGAGGACGTTCGCATTGAAAACGAATTGGCAAAGGATTACCCCGGAACCCGGCGCAGTATTTCGCAAGTGATTGAGTACATGGTGGACACACAGCAAATGTGTGTACCTGAACAGCTTGAGCCTGCATCTAACTTGCAAGCATGGTTGTTGTTCCGCTTGAGATGCCATTTTCTGGGCCAGAAAGCGCTGACGCCTTTGTATCAAGCAGTCGATAAAAGAGTGAGACAACTCTTTCCTGCCACAGCGATGAGCCGGTTAAGCGCCATGCTAACAGCAGTGCCTAGCTTAGGGTCTACAGGTGAAGTGCTGAAACTTGTCGATGCCATCGTTGCCATGTTGGAAGAAGAATCTCGTCCACCACAGGATGAGTCTGATGCTGATAGCGGTGATGACATTGGACAAGATGCGAGTAATGACAGCAATAACAGTAGTGATAGTCAAACCCCGGAAACAGACTCGTCTGCAACGGGGGATGTTGCTGAAACAGGTGATTCAGATAACTCTGATCAAGCTGACAATTTGCGACAAGCCCTAGAGGCCAGTGCCGCTCAGTTTGAACCCGATACCTTTGCACAAGTGGCAGAAGTGTTGTCGGAACAAGCTGAAGGACATCAGGGCGTCACTCCACTCAGTTTGCCCCAAACAGAGCAAGCTATGTTGGGTGACGAGGCCATCTTGACCTTATCGGCGTCTGAGTCCGCTCAAATTCGAGCCCGACTTAGGGGCATGGTTCAGTCCAGTCAGGACAATCGGAATCATGCTAAAGGGCACGGTCTTCGAGTTGCAACCCATCGTCTTGCCGCTTCACAAGCAGGTGAGTCGAGATTGTTTATTCAAAGGCAACCTCGCATTGCGCCCAATGCTGCTGTGCACTTGCTTGTCGATATATCGGGCTCAATGGGTAAGCCCATTGGCGAGGGTAATCGAAAGTACTTTCATGTTGCCAATGAAGCCGCTTTGGCTTTAGCCATGGCACTGGAAGGCATACCGGGTGTTGTACCTGCGGTCAGTTATTTTCCTGGTATTCATCAGGAAGTTTCTATCGCGTTATTGCCCAAGCAATCGGTTCGACATCGGGCTGCCTGTTTTGACCAAAAACCACGAGGTTGTACGCCTATGGCACAAGCGATGTGGTTTGCGGCAAATAGTTTGTTAGCGCAAAAACAGAAGCGAAAGCTAATGATAGTGCTAACGGATGGTGACCCAGATGATTGGGCTGCAACGCATGACATTGTTGACCGGTGCAGACGCAGTGGCTTTGAGCTGCTGGGGATCGGGATTCAAACACGCAGTGTTGAGAAATTCTTTCCTCAAAGCATTGTGATTAATGACGTCAAAGATCTAAAGCGTGAGTTATTCGAAGTAACACAACAACTGTTAATTCAGTAA
- the eexS gene encoding entry exclusion protein EexS yields the protein MTNLLKSLPARCWFISLGLFLATLAAAHFFPSEILTTSAKLAALPFLFCTVVFFSYLGFKATCNPIGLIAIITMLVAIAYWQASWTIVGLGLFFLAICTGIRFLSSQVKDSGRTLSIEEKWYWYKLHSFFDGFYPRYPKKPKK from the coding sequence ATGACAAACTTACTTAAATCTTTACCAGCACGCTGCTGGTTTATATCACTGGGGCTTTTTCTGGCGACTTTGGCTGCGGCTCATTTCTTTCCATCAGAAATATTAACGACATCTGCCAAGTTAGCGGCTTTGCCATTTCTGTTCTGCACCGTTGTTTTTTTCAGCTACTTGGGATTCAAAGCGACCTGTAATCCCATCGGACTTATAGCCATAATCACTATGCTTGTAGCAATCGCATATTGGCAAGCGAGTTGGACAATTGTTGGCTTGGGACTCTTTTTCTTAGCTATTTGCACTGGAATTAGATTCTTGAGTAGCCAAGTTAAAGATTCGGGTAGAACTTTGAGCATTGAAGAAAAATGGTATTGGTATAAGCTCCATTCGTTTTTTGATGGCTTTTATCCAAGGTATCCCAAAAAGCCAAAAAAATAG
- a CDS encoding primase-helicase zinc-binding domain-containing protein, producing MALPLQIETVRPYLKGQWLQVLAALVPELDAAIARKGRHVACPVHGGRDGFRLFKDAEYSGGGVCNTCGIFHDGFELLSWINGWNFAQSIEAIGQVLGIQPGQIQAPIRPIPSNAVDWRARKQDEDKAIIHRLNQTWGETLSLADTRAQPVWNYLHRRGIVTRLRPEWDSVLRFHPNLPYHDEDGLFIDSYPALLGKIVTQQGRSATFHRIYLSEDGFKAPVEKPKKMMPIPSDRTITGGAIPIGEPGEVLGVSEGIETALAVTRATGQTCWSVVNATLLARFEPPSNVKMLYIWADHDLSETGLNAANELKKKAWQKGILTQVLIPPIPTSLGVKSWDWNDVLNVYGAMGFPKVHI from the coding sequence ATGGCGTTACCTTTACAAATTGAAACAGTAAGGCCATATCTCAAGGGCCAATGGCTTCAAGTCTTGGCGGCATTGGTGCCAGAACTTGATGCCGCTATTGCTCGAAAAGGCCGTCATGTGGCTTGTCCTGTTCATGGCGGTCGTGATGGCTTTAGGCTGTTCAAAGATGCTGAATATAGCGGTGGTGGCGTTTGTAATACCTGCGGTATCTTTCATGATGGCTTTGAACTGTTGTCTTGGATTAATGGATGGAACTTTGCTCAGTCTATTGAAGCAATCGGCCAGGTTCTTGGTATTCAACCCGGACAAATACAAGCGCCTATTCGGCCAATACCGAGTAACGCAGTTGATTGGAGGGCTAGAAAGCAGGACGAGGACAAAGCGATTATCCATCGTTTGAATCAAACGTGGGGAGAAACGTTATCTCTTGCAGATACTCGTGCGCAACCGGTTTGGAACTACTTGCATCGTCGTGGCATTGTTACGCGGCTTCGTCCTGAATGGGATTCGGTGCTGAGGTTTCATCCAAACTTGCCTTACCATGATGAAGATGGTCTGTTTATCGATAGCTACCCAGCGCTGCTAGGTAAAATCGTTACTCAGCAAGGGCGTTCGGCCACGTTTCATCGGATCTACCTAAGTGAAGATGGATTCAAAGCGCCGGTTGAAAAGCCTAAAAAGATGATGCCGATACCCAGTGACAGAACAATCACTGGTGGTGCCATTCCTATAGGTGAGCCTGGTGAGGTATTAGGTGTTTCTGAAGGCATCGAAACAGCTTTAGCGGTTACCAGAGCAACGGGGCAAACATGTTGGTCGGTTGTGAATGCAACGCTACTGGCTAGGTTTGAACCACCAAGTAATGTGAAAATGCTGTACATCTGGGCAGACCACGATCTCTCTGAGACCGGCCTGAATGCAGCGAATGAACTCAAGAAAAAAGCCTGGCAGAAAGGCATTCTGACACAAGTCCTGATCCCTCCGATACCAACGTCACTCGGCGTGAAAAGTTGGGATTGGAATGATGTACTGAATGTTTACGGTGCCATGGGCTTTCCTAAAGTTCATATCTGA